The following nucleotide sequence is from Scyliorhinus torazame isolate Kashiwa2021f chromosome 4, sScyTor2.1, whole genome shotgun sequence.
ATCTCCATTCATATTCCAAAAGGAGAAGATGTAGTTGAGGAGAAGGAGGGGGTCTAAGGTAAACCCTTTGGGGTTTCTTGAGGTGATATTGCATGGGTTCATAGAGACGCCACACAGAATGGCAATATGTGTTTCAGACCACCTTCATAGATAATTCCAAGTGAAAGATTGTCTCGAATAGGGCACTATAACTTTAATATATCTGATTAGCTATAAAATCTGTTTCAGGACACTTTCTCGATAATTTCTAATACAGTTTATCTTTTTCTAAAATGTTTCTAAAAGTGGCATTagcaggggaaagacagtgtgaTTTTTTTCCTAAATAAAATCATTCACCTTGGAAAGCCATTATTTTCCAGCACAGGTCAATTTAAGACGAGAAATTGATGCTCGGAATCCAACTACTGCAGTTTCAGAAGCATCATGAATTCTCACATCACCAGGGAAGATGTAAGGTTGTCGAGTTACTATTGCTTAAACAAATGAATTAATCAAAAATATTTTCTTTTGGAGAAAGAAGTCAATTGAATTTGATAGAAATTGCTCATGATCCGTGATATTTACCAGTGATGTGAGTCatccgagagtgcctttaagaactggatgtttaagcaatgtacctttaagaaaacagtgatgtcatagagtgggtagagctcaggtcagccattttgcagtttgattttgcagtttggtttcagttttgaaaagtgcctggctggttttgctgtgagctgattaaaaggagaaagccagtttgagacagcagcttgagaagttctggtttggaaaagagctgggtgtgtgtctgtgttttgcagtgagctggatttctgccatgaaagactatgcctggatcatttgggtgatttaaagtaaagcctttaacctgatgtgattttgtttaaaggtgttaagtctcttggaagtttgaaggaacattttaaggaattatttactgttgcaatattttctgagttatctttgaagtaaggggagttaagagatccaatgtttatttaagatattaagttgagttcatggaataaacagtgttttgtgtttgaaaacccacctgtccataattgtaataccacacctagggaacaagccgtgtgctaggaaaagcaacaaatccattaaagggagaggttggttgaactccatgatacatttgtggttctgaaaaagcctcgcccataacaattgggggctcgaggggaataaaagtctatctattggattggcttttgtgaacttaaagacagtgaaggattgttgcttttccggtgtggtattttagtttaaatggggagagtgttgtgaacaatggctctttcagaggctcagacatttttgggggtggtgaatgttacacgttaccttacggacagaaatgaaaaacagactgttagatttggcaagaatattcgcattttgtcaggtaatgttaactgcaaaagatgaggtaattatggcggtggttaagcatttaaagttgcctgagatagagtttgactaattgaaaatggcaaaaattcagttgcaaattaaacaaatggaacatgagaaagaattaaagtggctggcatacgagattgagagagaggaaaaagaaagagaagagaggacaaagaaaaggagagagaagaaaggataaaagaaagaatagccctagcaaaacaaaaagaaaaagaaagggagatacagatcagggaaaaagataaagagagggagtttgaacttcagaaaatggccatgaaacataacaatcagtaaaaattggcagacgtaaagggaaacgtacagttggatgatagtgatgaggatagtgaaaaagagtgtcatagtcgaaggcttggtgggaatctatttaaatatgtccaagcattgccaaggtttgacgagaaggaagtggaagcctttttcatttcatttgagaaggtagctaagcacatgaaatggccactggacatgtgggtgttactgattcaaacaaagctggtaggtagagctagtgaagtgtttgcatcactatgggaggaagtatctggaaagtatgaggaggtgaagaaatccatcttaagtgcatatgagcgagtgcctgaagcttacagacaaaggtttagaaatttaagggaagaatttggtcaaacataaatggagtttgaaaggctcaaagagtaattttgataggtggataagggctttgaaaatagaccaaacgtatgaagctctcagagaaattatacttttagagaagtttaaaaattaaattcctgatgtagtgagaactcatgtgaaagaacagagggttaaaactgcgagattagcggcggaaatggcagatgattatgaattagttcataaatcaaagattggtttccgacatcagtttcagccggtgagggatagaaactggggacatgagaaatactcaagtggtaaaggtaaaggtgatctgatgggagacaataaagagggtgtacttcagattaaaaaagaaatccaggatggtggaaaagaaatgaaaaatttcaaatgttttcattgtaataaactaggccatgtaaagtcacagtgttggtggttgaagaaaagcactgggaaggctaatgtggtaaaacaggataagacggtggggtttgttagagtgggaaaggaaagcccaagggaagcgaagaggtgcaaacgattgtacagcctgttcaagaagtaattgttaagaaggtgccagatgtctttaaagaatttaattgtgtgggtaaaatttactcatgtgtatcaggaggagcaggtaaagaagtcacaattttaagagatacatgggctagtcaatctttaatggtaagtgatgaggaattatgtagtttgcgaagaatggtgccagaaaaggtggtgacatgtggaattcagggtgagaggagtagtgttccattatataagataatgttggaaagtccagtgaagagtggtgaagtggtagtaggagtaatagataaactgtattcctggacaagatagtttattttgggtgatgatatagctggatcgcaggtgggagtgatgcctactgtggttgataagccattggaaaatcagtcaactgaagggttgaaggacgaatatcctgggatttttctggattgtcgagtaacaagttcgcaaagtcacaggttaagacaagaggagaaatcaaagagtgaagatgaagctaaagtgcaattaacagaaacgatttttgaccagatggttgaaaaagaacaagaacaggtggagggtgaggtgaatatttttagttcaggaacattggcagagttacaacagaaagatgtagaaataaaacggatatattagaaagcatatacggaagaggaatctgagagtataccagagtgttattaccgtaaaaatgatgtcttgatgagaaaatggagacctgttcatatgcaggcggatgaaaactgggcagaagttcatcaagtagtattgccggtagggtatagaaaggaggtgttgcgagttgcacatgaggtaccagtgggaggtcatttgggaataaggaaaactcaagctaaaatccagaaacatttttattggcctggactacagaaagatgtagttcaatgttgtcaatcatgtcacacatgtcaagtgatagggaaacctcaagcagtgataaaatcagcgctcttaatacccattccagcatttaaggaaccttttacaagggtcctaatcgattgtgtaggaccgcttcctaaaacaaaaagtgggaatcaatatcttttgactataatggatgtgtctactaggtttccagaggccattccagtacgtaatattacagctaaaaggattgtggaggagttgcttgaattctttactagatatggactacccacagacattcaatcggatcaaggaactaattttacttcaaagttattcaaagttatggatagcttaggaataaaacaatttaaatcaactgcgtaccatccagaatcgcagggagcgttagaaaggtggcatcagacattaaagacaatattgagggcctattgtcaagattatccagaggattgggataaagtaatcccatttgtattgtttgcaattagggatgcacctaatgagtctaccaaatttagtccttttgaactaatttttggtcatgaggtaagaggaccacttaaattgatgaaggaaaaattggtgggtgagaaatcggaaattccactattggattacgtgtcaaattttagggaacgattaaatagagcaggtgaattggctagacaacatttgaaaattgcacaaaatgtgatgaaacgggtagcggacaagaaatccaaagttcgtagttttgccagtggggataaagttttagtgttgataccagtggtaggggagactttaaaagctaggttttgtgaactgtttcagattgaaaggaaattaagtgagctgaattatgtggaaaaaacaccagatagaaggctcaccgagtgtgtcatgtgaatatgcttaaaaggtactttgaaagggaaggagaggaaaaggaggttttaatgattctaactcaaagtgacgaaccaaatccagatgactgtgattttgacatacctcaaattaaattggaaaatgagaatgttcttaaaaattggggtaaattaagttaccttccagaggaaaaacaaactgacttgaaagagttattgatatcacatgggcaagtttgtagagataaattgggaagtactaaaatggctatacatgatgtaaatgtgggaaatgctgttcctatcaaacaacatccatatagacttaatcctttaaaattggcacaggttaacaaagagattgagagtatgcttaaaaatggcataattgaagtgggttgcagccaatggagctcacccatagtgatggtacctaaaccaaacagtacccaatggttgtgtttggactatcaaaaggtgaatgcagttacaagaatggactcttattctatcccaccattgaaggattgcatggagaaagtgggacaatctgcttttatttccactttccagacatggaaagaacatttaaaacatcgtatggagttcttcgatcaacttcaggtggcgggtttggtgatgaacctagccgaaagtgaatttggagaagcccaaatcacttttcttgaggagtttccgataccctcatgacaaagggaggcaatgcgatctcttaccatgaatgaatttgatcgaacctttgtgcaaaagttttgtggcgtgattactccactgatggagttgctaaagaaacctaaaaaatttcaatggacagcggactttcaacaggcatttgactgcctgaaagctgtgatcaccaatgctcgtgtattggagaattgcaagggactctgtggtcagattgaacgaaagtatctgattctaaagagaaatgccgaggagtagaggaatggatggatcgtgcagagactttgttgaaAAAGACTATCAACCAttttagttggaggaagaagaacaaagaaaaatggactatattattatacctgtttgcgtgtgttgttttctttaaataaaaatgtatatttaatgtgtgcatttcttagtggatggtgcaaaagtgaaaaatgaaaccatcttgaagttgatggggttttttttcttggggggatgtgtcatgcgagagtacctttaagaactggttgtttaagcaatgtacctttaagaaaacagtgatgccatagagtgggtggagctcaatgagagatccaatgtttagttgagatgttaagttgagttcatggaataaacagtgttttatgtttgaaaacccacctgtccataattgtaataccacacctagggaaaaagccatgtgctaggaaaagcaacaaatccattgaagggagaggttggttgaactccatgatacattttggggttctgaaaacgcctcgcccataacatgtgATTTTGAGTTCAGTCCCAAAACCATTTCTCCAAATTGGAACATGATCTATATTCTTGATACCGTTTTACATTCTCACACACGTGGCATGCGTGTTCACACCAGGAAAACTGATTCCTCACTGAGTAGTGTTTCCTCCATTTGAAGTAGGTCATGTACAAATCTTCATTCCCGTCCAGTTTGTGCAGGTAACCCGCAAGTTCTTTAGCTGAGTGGAAATCATCCACATGAATGAAAGAATCGGCTGGAATGTAATTTTCATAGTTTTTTCTAGATGTCCCCAGGACCACAGGCACGGTGCCAGCACGCAAAGCATTGTAGAGCTTTTCAGTTATGTAATCTTCATGTACTGAATTCTCAAAGGCAAGGTAGAATTTAGAACTAGATATGGTAGGCATCAATTTGTGATTGTCCAGACGTTTCCCGAAGGCTTGACCGTAAGTGTTGATATTAATGTATTTGCGGAATTCATTGTAGAACTTCACTCTGGCATGATTAGTGTTCCAATGGCTTACAACCCAACACACCAGATTGCTTTTCTTAGGCAGTTTAAAATCTAATGGCACTCTGTTTATTATCAGAGACCCATAAGGCGCTTTGATATCTGAATCATGACGATATGTCAAGGTCAGGTTGAAGAAATGGTCGAGTCCAGTCTTTTTTGGAGAGTGGGTAGGTGACTCCAGGTTCATCCAAACCCATTTCTGAAATGTTGGCCGAGGCTGTTTGGGCAGATTGGACAAGTCTCCACTCATGTCTCGGTGATGGAAAAGGACAGCATGAGATTTGTTATAGAGGTTTCTATCTGCAGTTAAACGGCAGTTGAACTCAGATCCACAAGAATTGAGCTCAAATTTTCCACCAAAAGGCCAAAGCCAAATGAGTACAATAGTTTCATTCTTTTCAATAACTTTCACAAGGGGCTTTTTCACACCGAGTATCGATTTGGCAGATTCCAATGGAGTataaatccagttggttgttggttGGACATACAGCAACAACATGGCTAAAAAACAGCCCAAACAGATGGTGGATATTAACAGGATGCGAAAAATCCCTGTATTACCAATTGATGTCATAATGTCTCCTGTGAAGGGAAAGATTAAGACTATTAGGATCCTGGAAGCACAGCTTCTCTTCCAATTAACTGCATCAAGATCCAGAATGTTTGAACACAGCTTTCTGAATGGAATGAGGAAGATTTAGCTTGGAGATATAAGAGAGAAGGTAAAGAGAGTGGAAGAGGAGAAAGCTTAAAATGAGAGTTCAATTTAGGAAAGAAGTGAACAAAAAGAATGAAGAAAAATGATAGTAAGAGGATCTAATCAAACACAGACAACAATGAGCATGATAATGTTGTCAACATTACAATGCACTGTGGAATAAaaggaaagaaagatttgcatttatattgcacctttcataGAGCCATAGGATAGAATTGAAGGGAGATGATGGGGTTACTGCACATCAACTGGACAACGGCCTTCCCTGTGATCAAGGAAACTGGGGCAGAAATTCTGCCTCCTTTAATGCTCTTGGCCAATCAGAGGCGATCAGCTGAGTTTGCTTGGCAGGGCCCCCAGctaatgtgcaatgaggcaggattaattaaTGGGCTCATAATTTTCAGTCATCATACATGACTGAATTTTGCACTCATTTTGAATAAGCAAGGTGTAGATCTAAGACTGgtgttttaaatttaaataaaggGTACGAAGACAGAGCTGGGCAACGTGAACTGGGAACGTTTGGTTGAGCGATAGATGAGTtgagatgcagtggcagatatttaaggagatataTCATAACACTCAACAAAGATGCATTCCAGTTCAAAAGAATTATTTGAGGAGAAGGATGCGTCATCCATGGAAGTGAGGAAGTTAAAGATAGCAGGGAATTGAAAGAAAACGCATATAATTTTGCTAAGATTAGTGGCAAGTCAGAGGATTGGACAGATATAAGTAAAACAAAGAATGACTGGAAAAGTAATAAGAGAGTAAGCAAGCTAGAAATATTAAAATAAGCATACAGAGTTCCTACAgatatttgaaaagaaaaatggTCGCTAAGGTGGGTGTTTATCCTCTGGGGGGTGGGCGAGTCTGGTGATTAGTAATGAGAAATATGGAAATGGAAGAAGCACTGGATAGATGTTTTGTGTCTGTCTTCtttgtagaagacacaaataacatcccagaaataattgtaaagcaagaaGTTGAAAAAGGGAGGAATTGAAATCAATTCGTATCAGGAAAAGGGTACTGAGAAAAATGTTAAAAGCAAAGCTGACAAGTCCCTGGTTCTGATAGACTTCAACCTAGGGTCTTAAAATAAGTGGTTGCAGAGATAGTaatttttccaaaattccctagattataAAAATCTCCCATCTGCTTGGAAGTTTGCAAATGTAAGTCTATTATTCAAGAaagaagggagacagaaagaggaaattacaggccaattagtcgAACATCGGCcagagggaaaatgctagaatccattatttagGAGCTTATCTATGGTGATTGTCCcttcaagggcaacacagcagagtaagggtcacatggcctgtgtgaccaatcggGACTTAGTGTTTGGAATCCATGGTGAGAAAGGTTCTTCGGCAAAGCAACATTTTGGGAGCTTGCTATAGCCATGAGACTGCTGTCCAATTCTCATTTATAAACACCTTTTGTGTTCACAAATGACATCTGTGAAAGTGCACCTTTACATCTGGTGacgaggataaattatcctgacactaCCTCTGACCCAACACCTGTGAGTAATATGTTTCAATCGAAGTCTAAGAAAATAAAGTACTCACCAGAATAAACCTATTTGACACCTCCATGGAGGACTGGACACAATAAGTTGAGCGCCTTGGATATGATTTCCAAGCAAACAAAGTGGAGAGGAGATGAAACACAAAGTAATTCTCCTTGTGGAACTCAGGCCTAAAACCTTATTTGCAGTCTTACAGCCCCAAGTGAGACCGACTCCAGATAATTTAGTGAGCTCATGGATTCAATAAATGTTCAATTGCACCCTCAACCATCAAtcatactccagagattcaaattGAACTTGAGGGCGGGAGCCGCAAGTGACTTGATCACAACTTACATTGTTAGACTGAAGCAATCATggagtattgtgattttggagccaaCCTAAACAACATGTTATGGGACAGGTTCATCTGTGGCATGAACAACATCATTCAACACAGATTGCTTCCAGAGGCCAAGGTAAATTTGAAACGAGCAATGGAGATAGTGATGGCCGTGGAAAGTGCTGAAAAAGGTGCATAAGACCTGCAGAGCGCATTAAATGGTGTTGTTCACCAGTTAGGGAAGGAACCTATAGGACACCATGGCACCAAAACCACTGAAATCGCTGTGAAGCAGGAAACAATCTCAGCTACAAACTACAGAATAGGCAATCAATCTGTAATGCTTAAAATGGAATATTAACAATAAGGAGTtaaccacactcctgaatcatgtGAGTTTAAGGAGACAatcggcgaaattctccccaaacggcgcgatgtccgccgactggcgccaaaaacggtgccaatcagatgggcatcgcgccggcccaaaggtgcagaatgctccgcatctttgggggccaaaccccaacattgaggggctaggccggcgccggagggatttccgccccgccagctggcggaaatggcgtttgttgccccgccagctgccgcggaaatgcggcgcatgcgcgggagcgtcagcggccgctgacagtttcccggcgcatgcgcgggagcatcagcgggcgccgacagtttcccacgcatgcgtagtggggtgagtcacttcctcctccgccatggtggaggccgtggcggaggcggaagggaaagagtgcccccacggcacaggcctgcccgcggatcggtgggccccgatcgcagccaggccaccgtgggggcaccccccccccggggtcagatcacctcacgccccccccccaggaccccggagcccgcccacgccgcctggtcccgccggtaaataccaggtttaatttacgccggcgggacaggcaatttctgggcgggacttcggcccatccgggccggagaattgagcgggggtcccgccaaccggcgcggcccgattcccgcccccgcccaatctccggtaccggagacttcggcgggggcgggggcgggattcacggcggccaacggccattctccgtcccggcggggggtcggagaatgacgcccaatgtttttattgtcacaagaggaATGCAGTCAAGGTCAGCAACTAATTGATCAATCATGATGTTACAAAAATACATTGTGAAAGAGCTTAGCACCAGTGATTCtgctattcactctctgtttaatctaaagGCAGGCAAGATAGGTCCTATTGCTGTAATGCTCTGGGTAAATGGGaggcctaaacagctggcttgtaatgcagaacaaggccagcagcacgggttcaattcccataccggactccctgaacaggggctggaatgtggtgactaggggcttttcacagtaacttcattgaagcctacttttttaaaaataaatttagagtacccaattaattttttccaattaagggacaattttgcatggccaatccacctagcctgcacatctttgggttgtcggggcgaaactcatgcaaacacggggagaatgtgcaaattccacacggacagtgacccagagtcgggatcgaacctgggacctcggcgctgtgaggctgcagggctaacccactgcgccaccgtgctgccattgaagcctacttgtgacaataagcaattattattattattattaagatggaagtggatccGGGCCATTAGTCACTATGATGGATGAGAATTCATTCCAGTACCCAAGTGAAGGAGTCCAACCATTGAACTTCAAGAGCACTTAGAGACTTATATGggagaagcaataaaaataaaaggcaTTACAATGGTACTTGTAAGCTATGGACAACAGTCTACCCAACTCCCAGTGATAACAGTGATGGGTGAAGGACCAAGCCTTCTCAGCCGCGATCGGCTcaaagaaatcaagttgaattgggctGAGCGTTTTCAAGTGTGGGAAGGGGGACTGCCCAAACCGAAAAGAAAATACGGGAACGTCTTCTGTGATAAGGGCTACAAGCTAAAGTTTATGTGGATTCAGGGGCGACAGATCAATTATTTAGGGTAAGACCggtacctgggctggattctctgtgacatcatgccgaaatcgcgaaacgcgatcggctggagaatcggctccgatgccaaaatcggatcCAGAAATACAGTACACATCTCATTATCAGCCCTGACGACCGATTCtctggggcctcagcgattctgcgccccagatgggctgatttcccgacagcgtgtttCTAATGAGCTGTACAAAATTGTGAAGCCGCCGTGCTGGCTGAGGCAactgcgagaggaggtaggagttggtgtggggagcactgcggcCTCCCGTTTCGGACACTGGCTGTGCTTTCTGCAGgggtatttgctcctcaatttcccgctgactatttgggggcctgtagtacagtcctatcaaggtgatctctcccttatttttcagttccacccatatagactcagtgggcgaaccctcggatacatcccctctaagtactgccgtgatgttctccctaaacaaaaacgccactccccctcctctcttacctcctgttctatcctctctatagcatctgtaccccagaacattgagctgccagtcctgcccctcccttagccatgtttcagtcatagctataatatcccagtcccatgtgcccatccatgccctgagttcatccgctttgcccgtcaggccccttgcattgaaataaatgcagtttaatgtagactttccttgctctctgccctgctttctctggtcatgctttacacactctcccttcctgccttttgtttccgtccccactgacttcctacatcggttcccatccccctgccacattagtttaaaccctccccaactgcactagcaaacacacccccgagaacattggttccggtcccacccagatgcagaccgtccgatttgtacaggtcccacctcccccagaactggtcccaatgtcccaggaatttgaaaccctccctcttgcaccatctctcaagccacgtattcatcctagctatcctgtcattcctactctgactatcacgtggcactggtagcaatcctgagattactacctttgaggtcctactttttagtttaactcctaactccctaaattcagcttgtaggacctcatcccgttttctacctatatcgttgctgcctatatgcaccacgacagctggctgttcaccctccccctccagaatgccctgcagccgctccgagacatccttgacccttgcaccagggaggcaacataccaacctggattctcgtttgcgtccgcagaaatgcctgtctattccccttacaattgaatcccctatcactatagctctgccactctttttcccgcccttctgtgcagcagagccagccacggtgccatgaacctggctgctgccaccttcccctggtgagccatctcccccaacagtttccaaaacggtaaatctgctttggagggagatgaccgcaggggatccctgcactgccttcctactcttcctctgtctgttggtcacccattgcctatctgcctcagtaattttaatctgcggtgtgaccaactcactgaatgtgctatccacaacttcctcagcatcgcggatgctccaaagtgaatccatccgcagctccagagccgtcaagcggtctaacaggagctgcagttggacacacttcttgcagatgaaggagtcagggacaccagaaggttccttgacttgccacatctcacaagaggagcatgacacgggtctgagctctcctgccatgacttaaacctgaagttaaatttgaactacactacacagctaagagaaagtcaaagagagaaaaatcacttaccagtcacaagccaatcgctTACCTGCtgtctgtgatgtaattgctcccgagactccctcacaggtctgcttctctgcacctccttaagatgagcaccaaattcccttaactagttaattaatttacttaattaattggattttttttttttttttggaaactcaactccaaacaccaaactccaaaaaacacagccctcactcacctcttacccgaactcagccttacccaaactcagatacactctgtttgcttccagcactccgtttctaaaggctcgtcagccacaccttttgtatccttcctgatttacactcagccaataggcctgctcccggaactgaactcccgaaactaacagctgacctgcaaggtaaggaagctgTTAAACAGTTAAAAAATGGGGGGGAGGCACCGGAGTGGCAGCCGGGAGAGTAGGGGACATTTTTGAGAGGGGTGTAAGGATGTTGTGGCTGTTTGCTGTTGCCGCGGTTGGTTTTGGTTTTTCTTCTTtcttatgtatatatttgaaaatgcttccaataaaatatttaaagaaaaaagactGTGAAAAGATCGATTCACTCCAGGCATGATTCCATGAAGAAATCAGGTTagtcatttttaaaacaaaactttattgtgaATAACAATATTAAACCTGTTTAACTTCAAACCCGAAAAGAACAGCCACACACGTACACCTTAAAATTACGATTCAATTTCCCATCAAAAAACAAGATCATAC
It contains:
- the LOC140410854 gene encoding 4-galactosyl-N-acetylglucosaminide 3-alpha-L-fucosyltransferase 9-like; the encoded protein is MTSIGNTGIFRILLISTICLGCFLAMLLLYVQPTTNWIYTPLESAKSILGVKKPLVKVIEKNETIVLIWLWPFGGKFELNSCGSEFNCRLTADRNLYNKSHAVLFHHRDMSGDLSNLPKQPRPTFQKWVWMNLESPTHSPKKTGLDHFFNLTLTYRHDSDIKAPYGSLIINRVPLDFKLPKKSNLVCWVVSHWNTNHARVKFYNEFRKYININTYGQAFGKRLDNHKLMPTISSSKFYLAFENSVHEDYITEKLYNALRAGTVPVVLGTSRKNYENYIPADSFIHVDDFHSAKELAGYLHKLDGNEDLYMTYFKWRKHYSVRNQFSWCEHACHVCENVKRYQEYRSCSNLEKWFWD